In one window of Kitasatospora sp. MMS16-BH015 DNA:
- a CDS encoding AI-2E family transporter: MAVDPTNGAAAPEDRRAPYRMLPPVVRATAAWSVAVILFITVASLVVFAFVELRAATIPLALAVLGTALLYPVMPWLVKRGLGRGAAAGLTCVVLVAVVCGVLTVLTNSLVHSAPQIASSLKQAGAQLAQWLGPIGEKLQHAISDTTSGAGGTASSSLIGQLASGVLSGLGFLTELLTGGVLALALVFFFLRDGHRSGDLVRSVLPPGQAETVVACGRQAFNATAGFMRGTTLIALIDATFITIGLVILGVPGAAGLGALVFLGAFIPFIGAFLSGTVAVLVALADGGLGTALWTLGVVLAVQAVEGNILQPVIQSRTVELHPATIMFAVVAGSGIAGILGALLAVPVCAAGLGIVSVLRGRGLRDPRPEPSTGGAGS, from the coding sequence GGGCCACGGCCGCCTGGTCGGTGGCCGTGATCCTGTTCATCACGGTGGCCTCGCTGGTGGTCTTCGCCTTCGTCGAGCTGCGGGCCGCCACCATCCCGCTGGCGCTCGCCGTGCTCGGCACCGCGCTGCTCTACCCCGTGATGCCCTGGCTGGTGAAGCGCGGCCTCGGCCGGGGCGCGGCGGCCGGGCTGACCTGCGTGGTGCTGGTGGCCGTGGTCTGCGGGGTGCTCACCGTACTGACCAACTCGCTGGTGCACAGCGCCCCGCAGATCGCCTCCTCGCTCAAACAGGCCGGGGCCCAGCTGGCCCAGTGGCTGGGCCCGATCGGCGAGAAGCTGCAGCACGCGATCTCCGACACCACCAGCGGCGCCGGGGGCACCGCCTCCAGCTCGTTGATCGGCCAGCTGGCCAGCGGGGTGCTCTCCGGCCTCGGCTTCCTCACCGAGCTGCTCACCGGCGGGGTGCTCGCGCTCGCCCTGGTCTTCTTCTTCCTCCGGGACGGCCACCGCAGCGGTGACCTGGTGCGCTCGGTGCTGCCGCCCGGCCAGGCCGAGACGGTGGTCGCCTGCGGACGGCAGGCCTTCAACGCCACGGCCGGCTTCATGCGCGGCACCACGCTGATCGCGCTCATCGACGCCACCTTCATCACCATCGGCCTGGTCATCCTCGGCGTGCCCGGCGCCGCCGGGCTGGGCGCGCTGGTCTTCCTCGGCGCCTTCATCCCGTTCATCGGCGCCTTCCTCTCCGGCACCGTCGCCGTGCTGGTCGCCCTCGCCGACGGCGGGCTCGGCACCGCGCTCTGGACGCTCGGCGTGGTGCTCGCCGTGCAGGCCGTGGAGGGCAACATCCTGCAGCCCGTGATCCAGAGCCGCACCGTGGAGCTGCACCCCGCCACCATCATGTTCGCCGTGGTCGCCGGCTCCGGGATCGCCGGCATCCTCGGCGCCCTGCTCGCCGTGCCGGTCTGCGCCGCCGGGCTCGGCATCGTCTCGGTGCTGCGCGGCCGCGGCCTGCGCGACCCGCGCCCGGAGCCGAGCACCGGTGGCGCCGGCAGCTGA